DNA sequence from the Streptomyces cinnabarinus genome:
GGCGGCCGCCTCCTCGGCGCATCCCCAGGCCACCGTCACCCCGGCGCCGCCATGGCCGTAGTTGTGCACCAGGACCCGTCCGTCCGGCAGGGGTTCGCGCTCCAGCCGGACCGCGTCCCGCACCGGCCGCAGCCCCACCCGGTGCGCCAGGACCCGCGCCCCGGCGATCTCCGGCCGCAGCCCGGCACAGCGCCGCACGATCGCCTCGGCCACCTTGGGATCCGGCTCCAGCGACCAGGCGCCGTCGTCCGCGGTGCCGCCCAGCAGCAGCCGCCCCGGCTGCGGAAAGAAGTACGCCATCTCCCCGGCGGCGTCACTGGAGGTGAGCCAGGTGTCGATGCCCGGGTTCTCCACGACCACCAGCTGCCCCCGCACGGGCCGCAGCGCGGGGTCCGGCACCAGCTCACGGGCGCCGAGGCCGGTGCAGTTGACCACGACCGGCGCCTCGGCCTCGGTGAGCGAGGAGACGGTACGGGTCTCGATCGCGCCGCCCGCACTGCGGAACCGTTCCCTCAGCCACGGCAGATGGGTCGGCATGTCGATGAGCGGCAGCCGGGCCCACAGCCCCGCCCCGCCGTACTCGGCGTCCGTCGTCCCCCGCAGCCCCGGCACCCGGCCGACCGCCCAGGCGTCCGCCCCGTCCAGCTCCCCTTCGCCCAGTACCCCCTCGATCATGCGTACGCCGGTGGCGTCGGGGTCGCCCGCCAGCTCCGCGTACACCTCCAGCGACCGCAGCGCCCACTCCCGGGCCAGGGCGAGCGGTTCGATCTTGTACGGCCACCAGAGCGCGCCCGCGACGGCCGAGGTGGTCCGCTCCACCGGGTCCCGGGTCCACACCCTCACCCGATGGCCCCGCTCGGCCAGGACCAGTGCCGTGGTCAGGCCGATGACCCCGCCGCCGACCACGATGACTTCGTCGTTCCGCCCGATCTCCACGCGTGGACCGTAGCGGAATGTGCCATGCCGTGCTCACATCACCCCCGCGCTGGGGATACTCACAGCATGTCTGCCGAGTACGCGACCTTCGGCCTGGCGCCGGCCATACGCGCCGGTGGCGTCCTCGCCAACGGTGACTACCAAGTGCACCGGGACTTCGTCGACTTCATCGTCGACGGCCGCCCGCTGCTGTTCCAGCTCTCCGACCTCGACGCCGTCTCCCCACTGGCCTCCGACGTCCCACCCGCGATCTTTACCGCCCAGGTCCAGAGCCTGCTGCTGGAGGCGGACGCCCCGCTTCCGGACGGGCGTTATGTCATCTACGGCTGTCCCGAGTGCGAGAGCCTGGCCTGCGGCGCGGTCACCGCGGCGATCTCGGCGGACGGGTCCGACTTCATCTGGCGGGACTTCGCCTGGCAGACCGATGAGCACGTCGATCTGGAGCTCAACGGCTACCACGGCATAGGGCCCTTCCGCTTCCAGGGCGCCGAGTACCGGGCGGCGCTGGCCTCCCTCCTCGGCGAGGCACCGGCCGCTCTCCGCCGCCGGGTCCTGCTGATCGGCGCCCGGGTGGCCCTGCTGGCCAAGCTCGCCGCCGCCCTGCGCACGATCGGCATCGGCGCCGACATCACCCGCGACGCGGAGGGCGTCCCCGCCGATGAACTGAAGGCTTACGGCGCCGTCGCCTTCGGCCGCGCGGTCACCGAGGAGGAACGTGCCGCCGTGCGCGCCGCCTTCGACCGGGCCGGGGTCGAGGTGGCCTACGTCCACGGCTTCGCCCCGATCGTCCCGCTGCTGGTCGCCCAGATAGAGCACGCCCTGGACCGCAGCCCGGTACAGCAGCGCCGGCTGACCCGTCTTGTCGCGGCGGACGGGGAAGCGGGTGTGGAGGTGACGTCCCCGTGCCGGGTGCGGCTGACGGCGTACCGGCTGGACCGCTTGTACCGCACGCACGCGCACGAGATCTTCGACGGGGTCCTGGAGGCGGGGCGGCACCGTATTGCTCTGGACGCGAAGGCGGTGAAGGGGGAGGCGTTCGTGGTGGCGCGGACTTCCGGGAGCGTGCTCGTGGAGGCAATGGCGCGGTGACCTGAGCGGGGTGAGGCCACCTACCCCCGGCGTTTAGGATCGGGGATCTGATGACTGCCACCCTCGTCGTGAAGAACCTTGCCGCCGGACATGGCGACCGTGCCCTGTTCAGCGGGCTCGATCTCGTTGTCGCGCCCGGAGACGTGATCGGCCTGGTCGGGGCCAACGGTGCCGGGAAGTCCACGCTGCTCAGGCTGCTCGCCGGGCTCGCCGCGCCGGAGGAGGGCGAGCTGCGGCTCTCCCCGCCCGGCGCGACCGTAGGCCACCTCCCGCAGGAGCCGGAGCGGCGGCCCGGTGAGACCGTCCGCCAGTTCCTGGCCCGGCGCACCGGCGTCGCCGAGGCCCAGCGCACCATGGACGAGGCCACCCAGGCCCTGGTCGACGGCGCCCCGGGCGCGGACGACGCCTACGCCACCAGCCTGGAACGCTGGCTGGACCTGGGCGGCGCCGACCTCGACGAGCGCGCCGAGGAGACCGCCGACTCCCTGGGCCTCGCCGTCGACCTGGACCAGCCGATGACGGCCCTGTCGGGGGGCCAGGCGGCCCGCGCCGGACTCGCCTCCCTGCTGCTCTCCCGCTACGACGTCTTCCTCCTCGACGAGCCCACCAACGACCTCGACCTGGACGGCCTGGAACGCCTGGAGCGCTTCGTCGCGGGCCTGCGGGCCGGCACCGTCGTGGTCAGCCACGACCGCGAGTTCCTCACCCGCACCGTCACCAAGGTCCTCGAACTCGACCTCGCCCAGCAGCAGATCAACCTCTACGGCGGCGGCTACGCGGCCTACCTGGAGGAGCGCGACGTCGCCCGAAGGCACGCGCGCGAGGACTACGAGGAGTACGCCGACAAGAAGTCCGCCCTCCAGGACCGGGCACAGATGCAGCGCGCCTGGATGGACAAGGGCGTGAAGAACGCGCGCCGCAAGTCGGGCAACGACAACGACAAGATCGGCCGCAAGTTCCGCAGCGAGGCCAGTGAGAAGCAGGCCGCCAAGGCCCGCCAGACCCAGCGCATGATCGAGCGCCTCGACGTGGTCGAGGAGCCGCGCAAGGAGTGGGAACTGCGCATGGAGATCGCCTCCGCGCCCCGCTCCGGCGCGGTGGTGACCACTCTGCGCGACGCGGAGGTGCGCCGGGGAGACTTCACCCTCGGCCCCGTCTCCCTCCAGATCGACTGGGCGGACCGGGTCGCGGTCACCGGCGCCAACGGCGCGGGCAAGTCGACGCTCCTCGGCGCCCTGCTCGGCCGTGTCCCGCTGACCGCGGGGGAGTCGACG
Encoded proteins:
- a CDS encoding FAD-dependent oxidoreductase; translation: MEIGRNDEVIVVGGGVIGLTTALVLAERGHRVRVWTRDPVERTTSAVAGALWWPYKIEPLALAREWALRSLEVYAELAGDPDATGVRMIEGVLGEGELDGADAWAVGRVPGLRGTTDAEYGGAGLWARLPLIDMPTHLPWLRERFRSAGGAIETRTVSSLTEAEAPVVVNCTGLGARELVPDPALRPVRGQLVVVENPGIDTWLTSSDAAGEMAYFFPQPGRLLLGGTADDGAWSLEPDPKVAEAIVRRCAGLRPEIAGARVLAHRVGLRPVRDAVRLEREPLPDGRVLVHNYGHGGAGVTVAWGCAEEAAALASG
- a CDS encoding ABC-F family ATP-binding cassette domain-containing protein — translated: MTATLVVKNLAAGHGDRALFSGLDLVVAPGDVIGLVGANGAGKSTLLRLLAGLAAPEEGELRLSPPGATVGHLPQEPERRPGETVRQFLARRTGVAEAQRTMDEATQALVDGAPGADDAYATSLERWLDLGGADLDERAEETADSLGLAVDLDQPMTALSGGQAARAGLASLLLSRYDVFLLDEPTNDLDLDGLERLERFVAGLRAGTVVVSHDREFLTRTVTKVLELDLAQQQINLYGGGYAAYLEERDVARRHAREDYEEYADKKSALQDRAQMQRAWMDKGVKNARRKSGNDNDKIGRKFRSEASEKQAAKARQTQRMIERLDVVEEPRKEWELRMEIASAPRSGAVVTTLRDAEVRRGDFTLGPVSLQIDWADRVAVTGANGAGKSTLLGALLGRVPLTAGESTLGSGVLVGEVDQARKLFHGEESLLDAFCAAVPDTEPVEVRTLLAKFGLKSDHVLRPAATLSPGERTRAALALLQGRGVNLLVLDEPTNHLDLPAIEQLESALDAYEGTLLLVTHDRRMLDAVHVTRRLEVADGKVTER
- a CDS encoding oxidoreductase, which translates into the protein MSAEYATFGLAPAIRAGGVLANGDYQVHRDFVDFIVDGRPLLFQLSDLDAVSPLASDVPPAIFTAQVQSLLLEADAPLPDGRYVIYGCPECESLACGAVTAAISADGSDFIWRDFAWQTDEHVDLELNGYHGIGPFRFQGAEYRAALASLLGEAPAALRRRVLLIGARVALLAKLAAALRTIGIGADITRDAEGVPADELKAYGAVAFGRAVTEEERAAVRAAFDRAGVEVAYVHGFAPIVPLLVAQIEHALDRSPVQQRRLTRLVAADGEAGVEVTSPCRVRLTAYRLDRLYRTHAHEIFDGVLEAGRHRIALDAKAVKGEAFVVARTSGSVLVEAMAR